In Campylobacter concisus, the sequence TGGCCTCTTCTTTGGTGTGTCCATTTGCCAGCAAGCAAGCCAGCGCACTCGCAAAGCTACATCCAGCCCCATGCATGATTTCTGGTTTTATTAGTGGCTCTTTAAATTTAAGCACGTCACCATTTTTTTTAAAAAGAGTATCTTCACAAATTTCTGCAACCACGCTTCGCTTTAAGATCATATCGCAAGGTAAATTTTTGCTATCAAGTTCCAAAACTTTGGCTTCATCGATATTTGGCGTGATAATGTCTGCAAATTTAAAAAGCTCTTTTAAGCTTGCTATCGCGTCATCCTCGAGAAGCTTTGAGCCTGATTTTGCTACGCAAACTGGGTCTATTACTATTTTAATGCCTTGCTTATGAAATTTTTCAAGCCAAGAACCAACGCAAGATATAAGCTCTTTATTAAAAAGCATACCAACCTTTATGGCATCTATGTTCAGCTCTTCGTCTACCATTTTGATCTGTTCATTTAGATTTGTAACATTTGTAGCAAAGATATTGCTAACACCATTTGTATTTTGTGCCGTAAGAGCCGTAATAGCCGTCGCTGCGTAGCAAGAAAACGCCTCGCATGTCTTAATATCAGTCTGCACGCCAGCACCACCAACACTATCACTTCCTGCAATGATTAATATATTTTTCATCTATCTCCCATACAACCTGAAATTTTATCAACACTAAAAGGATCATCGACCTTCCAAATGCTTGAATACTTCTTAATGCTATTTTTTAATGCATCTACTAAATAATCCACGTCTTGTAGCGTATGCGTATAGTGGAGTCCAGCCCTTACCCAGCCTGGCTTATGGGTAAATAGTGCATCTTCTTTTAAATGAAGCAAATCATGTCCATATGGCCCAGCACAAGAACATCCTGCACGCGTTTGAATGCCATATTCTTTGCTTAAAACTTTGGCTAATTCATAAGGTGAAACACCAGTCACATTAAAAGAAAATATCGGCAAACGCTTTATATTATTTGGATGATAGCACGTAAGCTCAGGAATTTCTGCTAGTCTTTTCTCAAAATACTCTCCAAGCTCGCTCTCATTTTCATATATTGCCTCAAATCCTATCTCATTTCTTAGCCTATAAGCTAAATTTGCCCTTATAAGACCTAAAATAGGAGGAGTGCCAGCCTCTTCTAGCTGTTCACTATCTTTTACAAATATAGCATAGTTTTTGCTAACATAACTTACTGTTCCACCACCAGCAAATGTCGGCTCATCTGAGTTTGCGAGTATCTTTTTTATAGCAAGAAGCCCACAACTTCCTACTCCACCAAGCAATTTATGAGGAGATAAAAAAAGAGCATCAAAATAGTCACAATCGATATTTCCATATGCGCTAAAACTTGCAGCATCAAATGCTACAACGCCACCATAAGATTTTATAAGAGTGTAAATTTTTCTGTAATCGCTCAAAACCCCAGTCACATTTGAAGCC encodes:
- a CDS encoding aminotransferase class V-fold PLP-dependent enzyme codes for the protein MVNLEHIRENIILKNGIYYFDFTASGLAYKPIEDEMAKILQTYANTHSISSSNAYKTAQIYEDSRRELKSLLGLDESFYLFTCGNGATGAIKKFQEILGIYAPPALKKRYALKPDENSPLVVLGPYEHHSNEISFRQALCEVERIRLDKNGGIDFNHLEQILRINVGREIIATFSVASNVTGVLSDYRKIYTLIKSYGGVVAFDAASFSAYGNIDCDYFDALFLSPHKLLGGVGSCGLLAIKKILANSDEPTFAGGGTVSYVSKNYAIFVKDSEQLEEAGTPPILGLIRANLAYRLRNEIGFEAIYENESELGEYFEKRLAEIPELTCYHPNNIKRLPIFSFNVTGVSPYELAKVLSKEYGIQTRAGCSCAGPYGHDLLHLKEDALFTHKPGWVRAGLHYTHTLQDVDYLVDALKNSIKKYSSIWKVDDPFSVDKISGCMGDR
- a CDS encoding hydroxymethylpyrimidine/phosphomethylpyrimidine kinase, giving the protein MKNILIIAGSDSVGGAGVQTDIKTCEAFSCYAATAITALTAQNTNGVSNIFATNVTNLNEQIKMVDEELNIDAIKVGMLFNKELISCVGSWLEKFHKQGIKIVIDPVCVAKSGSKLLEDDAIASLKELFKFADIITPNIDEAKVLELDSKNLPCDMILKRSVVAEICEDTLFKKNGDVLKFKEPLIKPEIMHGAGCSFASALACLLANGHTKEEAIKLAKKYILNAIKNAITTKFGKRLLNHKVGISD